One Xiphophorus maculatus strain JP 163 A chromosome 9, X_maculatus-5.0-male, whole genome shotgun sequence DNA segment encodes these proteins:
- the LOC111609640 gene encoding zinc transporter ZIP3-like — MQLLVVKLLGLLGLSALMLAGILVPVRLLLADSEKAGRYHRGLALGNCFGGGVFLATCFNALLPAVRDKAAGVLQQLQVSSDYPLAETMMMVGFFITLFVEQAVLTFRKEKPSFIALETFNAGGSEPGSDSEYDAPFLGGGHRHGHFGPGQLAGAGPLRLAGLVLALSAHSLFEGVALGLQEDGSKLGGLLLGVAVHETLAAAALGISVAKAALGMKDAAKLAAAVAMMIPLGAAAGMGVEAARTLAAGVASLLLQGLAAGTFLFVTFMEVLSPELDKRTDRLLKVLCLVLGYAALAALLLVRW; from the exons ATGCAGCTCCTGGTGGTGAAGCTGCTGGGCCTTCTGGGCCTGTCTGCGCTGATGCTGGCCGGCATCCTGGTGCCGGTGCGCCTCCTGCTGGCCGACAGCGAGAAGGCGGGGCGCTACCACCGGGGCCTGGCGCTTGGCAACTGCTTCGGAGGAGGCGTGTTCCTGGCAACGTGCTTCAACGCTCTGCTGCCGGCCGTCAGAGAcaag GCGGCCGgcgtcctgcagcagctgcaggtcagCAGCGACTACCCGCTGGCTGAGACCATGATGATGGTGGGCTTCTTCATCACGCTGTTTGTTGAGCAGGCCGTCCTGACCTTCAGGAAGGAGAAGCCATCCTTCATCGCCCTGGAGACGTTCAACGCCGGCGGCTCGGAACCCGGCAGCGACTCAGAGTATGACGCCCCCTTCCTGGGCGGCGGCCATCGCCACGGCCACTTCGGACCGGGCCAGCTGGCGGGGGCGGGGCCTCTGCGGCTGGCAGGCCTGGTTCTGGCGCTGTCGGCCCACTCGCTGTTCGAAGGTGTGGCGCTGGGCCTGCAGGAGGACGGTTCCAAGCTGGGCGGCCTGCTGCTGGGCGTGGCCGTCCACGAGACGCTGGCCGCCGCCGCGCTGGGCATCAGCGTGGCCAAGGCGGCGCTGGGCATGAAAGACGCCGCCAAGCTGGCCGCCGCCGTCGCCATGATGATCCCGCTGGGCGCGGCAGCGGGGATGGGCGTGGAGGCGGCGCGGACGCTGGCGGCCGGCGTGGCgtcgctgctgctgcagggccTCGCCGCCGGGACCTTCCTCTTCGTCACCTTCATGGAGGTCCTGAGTCCGGAGCTGGATAAGAGGACCGACCGCCTGCTCAAGGTGCTCTGCCTCGTCCTGGGATACGCCGCGCTCGCCGCGCTGCTGCTCGTCAGGTGGTGA